One genomic window of Quercus lobata isolate SW786 chromosome 9, ValleyOak3.0 Primary Assembly, whole genome shotgun sequence includes the following:
- the LOC115959171 gene encoding hyoscyamine 6-dioxygenase-like, translating to MEHLVSSWCNGRSLPESYILPPEKRPGKLTVPLANNIPVIDLRGHDQTDLIQQILEACQEFGFFQVINHGVPSNLMDEAMSVFKEFHALSAKDKAIETSKDPSKSCHIYTSSPNYATEKFHFWRDGLVHHCNPLEKYIQFWPEKPPRYREVVGPYTAEVSKLGFRILEFISQGLGISLGGLGGNQALVVNHYPPCPDPSLTLGLGKHMDPVFINILLQSDVYGLQVFKDEEWIGVEPIPNAFVVNVGYPLQIISNGKLKGAEHRVVTNSNVARTTASYFINPSNETLIEPAKSLVDASYPALYKSLLYKDFLIKYIAASTDSKALEEALRATV from the exons ATGGAGCACCTTGTTTCAAGCTGGTGCAATGGTCGATCCTTGCCAGAATCATATATACTCCCACCGGAAAAAAGACCAGGGAAGCTCACTGTTCCTCTAGCCAACAATATTCCAGTGATTGATCTTAGGGGTCATGATCAAACAGATTTAATTCAACAAATTCTGGAAGCTTGCCAAGAGTTTGGATTTTTTCAG GTGATCAACCATGGAGTCCCTAGCAACTTAATGGATGAGGCCATGAGTGTTTTTAAGGAGTTTCATGCATTATCTGCCAAGGACAAGGCAATCGAAACTTCAAAGGACCCCAGTAAGAGCTGCCACATCTACACAAGCAGTCCAAATTATGCAACTGAAAAGTTTCACTTCTGGAGGGATGGATTGGTGCATCATTGTAATCCTCTAGAGAAATACATCCAATTTTGGCCTGAAAAACCACCTAGATATCG AGAAGTTGTTGGGCCATATACAGCTGAAGTAAGCAAGTTGGGCTTTAGAATTTTGGAGTTCATTTCCCAAGGCTTGGGAATCAGCCTTGGTGGACTTGGTGGAAATCAAGCACTGGTGGTCAATCACTATCCGCCATGCCCAGACCCAAGCTTAACCTTGGGCTTGGGCAAACATATGGACCCAGTTTTCATTAATATTCTTCTTCAAAGTGATGTATACGGGCTTCAAGTCTTCAAGGATGAGGAATGGATTGGTGTAGAACCCATTCCTAACGCTTTTGTGGTTAACGTTGGTTATCCGTTGCAG ATTATCAGTAACGGGAAGCTGAAAGGTGCTGAACATCGAGTGGTGACAAATTCAAATGTAGCTCGAACAACTGCTTCCTACTTTATTAATCCATCAAATGAAACACTTATAGAACCAGCAAAAAGTTTGGTTGACGCAAGCTACCCAGCGCTTTATAAGTCCTTGCTATACAAAGACTTTCTTATCAAATACATAGCTGCTTCTACTGACAGTAAAGCATTAGAGGAGGCTTTACGTGCTACTGTATGA